One Rhipicephalus microplus isolate Deutch F79 chromosome 4, USDA_Rmic, whole genome shotgun sequence genomic window carries:
- the LOC142813899 gene encoding uncharacterized protein LOC142813899, which yields MGTGVSFSLRNFGDAVSTLASLPGLSPKLAQLVRTMNLSAMGVLNFQRHLGVSSNTLSAAFRVMDAALKQQSYTEHMVFLGAVLVNKQSRTDFVNEVYNMEHLTTIILQTHVHGDPELPLNESSKDRCHVLPVSAINAQLQHQDFLSMYLRTYSDGWAMFEVQRDLWKACRTNDYIRLELVALGARYNGSSFAPSHSK from the exons ATGGGAACCGGCGTGAGCTTCTCGCTACGGAACTTCGGTGATGCTGTCAGCACACTGGCTTCCCTGCCCGGCTTGAGCCCCAAGCTTGCCCAGCTTGTGCGAACAATGAATCTCTCTGCCATGGGTGTGCTCAACTTCCAGCGACATCTGGGTGTGAGCTCAAATACGCTATCTGCAGCGTTTAGG GTCATGGACGCCGCCTTGAAACAACAGAGCTACACTGAGCACATGGTTTTTCTTGGGGCAGTGCTGGTGAACAAGCAATCGAGAACCGACTTTGTTAACGAGGTGTACAATATGGA GCATCTTACCACGATCATTCTTCAGACCCATGTGCACGGTGACCCTGAACTTCCGCTAAACGAATCGTCGAAAGACCGGTGCCACGTTTTACCCGTATCAGCGATCAATGCGCAATTGCAACACCAAGATTTC CTGAGCATGTACCTCCGGACGTACTCAGATGGCTGGGCGATGTTCGAGGTGCAACGTGATTTATGGAAGGCGTGCCGTACAAATGACTACATTCGCCTTGAACTGGTTGCGCTAGGTGCCCGCTATAATGGCTCCTCATTTGCGCCAAGTCACAGCAAATAA